From one Nitrosococcus halophilus Nc 4 genomic stretch:
- a CDS encoding type I restriction-modification system subunit M translates to MAKTADKTPKKTEEPLQKSLWKSADRLRKNMDAAEYKHVVLGLIFLKYISDAFEELHAKLSEGLGEYAGADPEDADEYRAENVFFVPEGARWSYLQARAKLPGIGKDVDEAMEAIEKENPTLKGVLPKQYARQNLDKASLGALIDLLGKIGLGDATARSRDILGRVYEYFLGEFAAAEGKKGGQFYTPAAIVKLLVNMLEPYKGRVYDPCCGSGGMFVQSEKFVEVHQGRIDDISIYGQESNQTTYRLCRMNLAIRGIDGSNVRWNGEGSFLNDAHKDMKAEYIIANPPFNDSDWSGELLRDDPRWQFGVPPVGNANFAWMQHMIYHLAPNGTLGLVLANGSLSSNSGGEGEIRKAIIEAKLVDCIVALPDKLFYNTGIPACLWFISHDRRNHNFRNREDEILFIDARNLGQMITRRNRDFSDEDIARIADTYHAWRNKDGGYEDVKGFCKAATLEDVRKHKHVLTPGRYVGIPDEEDDGVPFEEKMTKLTEELAAQMAQGQALDARIRENLAKVGFGV, encoded by the coding sequence ATGGCCAAGACCGCCGACAAAACCCCGAAAAAAACTGAGGAACCCCTGCAAAAGAGCCTCTGGAAGAGCGCCGACAGGCTGCGCAAGAACATGGACGCCGCCGAGTACAAGCACGTCGTCCTCGGCCTGATCTTCCTCAAGTACATCTCCGATGCCTTCGAAGAGCTGCACGCCAAATTATCCGAAGGGTTGGGCGAATACGCCGGGGCCGACCCGGAGGATGCCGACGAGTACCGTGCCGAAAACGTCTTCTTTGTCCCCGAGGGCGCTCGCTGGTCCTATCTCCAGGCTCGCGCCAAACTGCCTGGGATCGGCAAGGATGTGGACGAGGCCATGGAAGCCATCGAGAAGGAGAACCCTACCCTGAAAGGCGTGCTGCCCAAGCAGTACGCCCGCCAGAACCTGGACAAGGCCAGCCTGGGAGCGCTGATCGATCTGCTCGGCAAGATCGGCCTGGGCGACGCCACCGCCCGCAGCCGGGACATCCTCGGCCGGGTCTATGAATATTTTCTCGGCGAATTCGCCGCCGCCGAGGGCAAGAAGGGCGGCCAGTTCTACACCCCGGCGGCCATCGTCAAGCTGCTGGTCAACATGCTGGAGCCCTACAAAGGAAGGGTCTACGACCCCTGCTGCGGCTCCGGCGGCATGTTCGTCCAGTCCGAGAAGTTCGTCGAGGTCCACCAGGGGCGCATCGACGACATCTCCATCTACGGCCAGGAATCCAACCAAACCACCTACCGCCTCTGCCGTATGAACCTGGCCATTCGCGGTATCGACGGCTCCAATGTGCGCTGGAACGGCGAAGGCAGCTTCCTCAACGACGCCCATAAGGACATGAAGGCCGAGTACATCATCGCCAACCCACCTTTCAACGACTCCGATTGGTCCGGCGAGCTGCTGCGCGACGACCCCCGCTGGCAGTTCGGCGTGCCCCCCGTGGGCAACGCCAACTTTGCCTGGATGCAGCACATGATCTACCACCTTGCCCCCAACGGCACCCTGGGGCTGGTGCTCGCCAACGGCTCGCTCTCCTCCAACAGCGGCGGCGAGGGGGAGATCCGCAAGGCCATTATCGAGGCCAAGCTGGTGGACTGCATCGTCGCCCTGCCGGACAAGCTCTTTTACAACACGGGCATTCCCGCCTGCCTCTGGTTCATCTCCCACGACCGGCGCAACCACAATTTCCGCAACCGCGAGGACGAAATCCTTTTCATCGATGCTCGCAACCTGGGCCAGATGATTACCCGGCGTAACCGGGACTTCTCCGATGAAGACATCGCCCGCATCGCCGACACCTACCACGCTTGGCGTAACAAGGACGGCGGTTATGAGGACGTTAAGGGCTTCTGCAAGGCTGCGACCTTGGAGGACGTTCGCAAGCACAAGCACGTGCTGACGCCGGGGCGCTATGTAGGCATACCCGACGAGGAGGACGACGGCGTGCCGTTTGAGGAGAAGATGACTAAGCTCACCGAAGAACTGGCCGCGCAGATGGCGCAGGGCCAGGCGCTGGATGCTCGGATTCGGGAAAATCTGGCGAAGGTGGGGTTTGGGGTATGA
- the sfsA gene encoding DNA/RNA nuclease SfsA, whose amino-acid sequence MNFDQKLLPGILCRRYQRFFAEVELNSGEQITAHCPNTGSMRGLVEPGLGVYVSQSTNPRRKLAYTLELVNAHTSLVGVHTGRANALAKEAITAGSIARLLGYGKVRQEVRYSQNSRIDLLLEDPTTQRCCYVEVKSVTLREGPAACFPDAVTTRGAKHLDDLIATVRLPHQRAVMFYLVQREDCQYFTPADDIDPTYGAKLRSAVEQGVEMLAYACRVSPQGIQVIQPLPIRL is encoded by the coding sequence ATGAATTTTGACCAGAAATTACTTCCCGGGATATTGTGCCGGCGCTATCAGCGGTTTTTTGCTGAAGTGGAACTTAACAGCGGCGAACAGATCACCGCCCACTGCCCCAATACAGGCTCCATGCGGGGATTAGTCGAACCGGGCCTTGGGGTCTATGTTTCCCAGTCCACCAATCCCCGGCGCAAGCTAGCCTACACTTTGGAGTTGGTAAATGCTCACACCAGTTTGGTGGGGGTGCATACGGGCCGCGCCAATGCTTTGGCAAAAGAAGCCATTACCGCAGGCTCCATAGCTCGCCTCTTAGGCTATGGGAAAGTCCGCCAGGAAGTCCGCTACAGCCAAAATTCCCGGATTGATCTCCTCTTGGAAGACCCTACTACCCAGCGATGCTGCTACGTGGAAGTCAAAAGCGTCACCCTCAGGGAGGGACCGGCGGCTTGCTTCCCCGATGCCGTCACCACCCGTGGCGCTAAGCACTTGGATGACCTGATCGCCACCGTCCGCCTTCCCCACCAGCGCGCGGTCATGTTTTACCTTGTACAACGGGAGGATTGCCAATACTTTACCCCCGCCGATGACATCGATCCCACCTATGGCGCCAAACTTCGTTCCGCGGTTGAACAAGGAGTGGAAATGCTCGCCTACGCCTGCCGGGTCTCCCCCCAGGGCATTCAGGTCATCCAACCGTTACCCATACGATTATAG
- a CDS encoding helix-turn-helix domain-containing protein: MLLAHKIELRPTVSQATYLDKACGSKRHCYNKLLERK, from the coding sequence ATGCTCCTAGCGCACAAGATTGAGTTAAGGCCCACCGTGAGCCAGGCCACGTACTTAGATAAGGCGTGCGGGTCTAAGCGCCATTGCTATAATAAATTGCTGGAGCGAAAATAA
- a CDS encoding RNA-guided endonuclease InsQ/TnpB family protein — translation MTRNAIDDLEHAFKHFFSRVKKGEKPGFPSFKKKDVNDSFALRERTKFEVRGRKLRIEKLSTLIPMRQRLRFEGTPKQVTISKRAGKYFASILVDTEHYKDYSQKRAPSVGVDFGIQSLAVTSDGEVIPANHRFFPPARCAQVAAKFMTSRWQIERWRVIAD, via the coding sequence GTGACGCGCAACGCCATTGATGACCTAGAGCATGCCTTCAAGCACTTTTTTAGTCGGGTGAAGAAGGGAGAGAAGCCCGGTTTTCCTAGTTTCAAGAAAAAGGACGTGAATGATAGTTTTGCCCTACGTGAGCGGACTAAATTTGAGGTCAGGGGCCGCAAGCTGAGAATCGAAAAGCTGAGCACTCTTATCCCAATGCGCCAGCGGTTGCGCTTTGAGGGAACGCCTAAGCAAGTGACTATCAGCAAGCGAGCGGGAAAATACTTCGCCTCTATTTTGGTGGACACTGAGCACTACAAAGACTATAGCCAAAAGAGAGCACCTTCTGTGGGCGTTGATTTCGGTATTCAATCACTGGCCGTGACCTCGGACGGTGAGGTTATTCCAGCCAATCATAGGTTTTTCCCTCCAGCAAGATGTGCTCAGGTTGCGGCCAAATTCATGACATCACGCTGGCAGATAGAGCGTTGGCGTGTGATTGCGGATTGA
- a CDS encoding transposase, with amino-acid sequence MCSGCGQIHDITLADRALACDCGLTIDRDLNAAINLNQYRRDTLKPDVKRTPESSKTALAASVLTV; translated from the coding sequence ATGTGCTCAGGTTGCGGCCAAATTCATGACATCACGCTGGCAGATAGAGCGTTGGCGTGTGATTGCGGATTGACCATAGACCGCGATCTCAATGCCGCGATCAATTTAAATCAGTACCGTCGGGACACGCTCAAGCCAGACGTTAAACGCACACCAGAGTCGAGTAAGACCGCTCTAGCGGCGTCGGTGTTGACGGTGTGA
- the ileS gene encoding isoleucine--tRNA ligase, with protein sequence MAKYKETLNLPKTAFPMKANLAKREPDLLKRWQEMDLYGKLREAARDRPRFILHDGPPYANGAIHIGHAVNKILKDIIVKSKSLSGFDAPYVPGWDCHGLPIELNVEKKVGKPGRKIDAAGFRQACRDYAREQVNTQRQDFERLGVLGDWPHPYLTMNYRFEADIIRALGKIIEKGHLHKGVKPVHWCVDCGSALAEAEVEYQEKTSPAIDVRFPVAEEAELLARCEVESPGAGPMSVVIWTTTPWTLPANQAVALHPALKYVLVECDAGQGQERLLLAEGLYREVLARYGVESSVVLATCQGDDLEGLKLQHPFYERTVPVILGEHVNLEAGTGAVHTAPGHGQDDYVVGSRYRLPVDNPVGGDGRFLPETPLFAGEPVFKANEHIIQVLKERGALLCEQRLQHSYPHCWRHKTPIIFRATPQWFISMDRQGLRGAALEEIKKTRWLPGWGQQRIEGMVENRPDWCISRQRAWGTPIPLFVHCQSGELHPETPRLIEEVARRVEEKGVDAWFELEPSELLGSKAPEYEKVGDTLDVWFDSGVTHACVLATREELGVPADLYLEGSDQHRGWFQSSLLTSVAMRGTAPYRTVLTHGFTVDAEGRKMSKSRGNVVVPQQVMGSLGADILRLWVAATDYRGEMSVSDEILKRIADSYRRMRNTARYLLANLNGFDPAAHGVPVENMLALDRWAMDRAFLLQEEILQAYEDYNFHLIYQRVHNFCAVDLGAIYLDIIKDRQYTTQADSRARRSAQTAMYHIAEALVRWVAPVLSFTADEIWHHLPGERGESVFLTTWYQGLPPLEEEAPLGRTFWDVVLAVREAIAKELERVRVEGRIGSSLDAEVDLYAEEALYHTLMEIGDELRFVLITSYARVHPAQKRPSDALETEMPGLWTVVTPSSYPKCIRCWHHREDVGSHGNHPELCGRCVENIEGVGEQRVFA encoded by the coding sequence GTGGCGAAATACAAAGAGACTCTCAATCTCCCCAAGACCGCTTTTCCCATGAAGGCCAATCTAGCCAAGCGCGAACCCGATCTTCTCAAGCGCTGGCAAGAAATGGATCTTTACGGGAAATTGCGGGAAGCAGCACGGGATCGACCCCGCTTTATCCTCCATGACGGTCCTCCCTACGCCAATGGCGCTATTCATATTGGCCATGCCGTCAATAAAATATTGAAAGACATTATCGTCAAATCCAAGTCCTTGAGTGGATTTGATGCCCCCTATGTGCCTGGTTGGGATTGCCATGGTCTGCCTATTGAGTTGAACGTGGAGAAAAAGGTCGGTAAACCGGGGCGGAAAATCGATGCGGCAGGTTTCCGCCAAGCCTGTCGGGATTATGCCCGGGAGCAGGTCAATACCCAGCGTCAGGACTTCGAGCGTTTAGGGGTGTTGGGGGATTGGCCCCATCCCTATCTCACCATGAATTACCGGTTTGAGGCGGATATTATCCGCGCTTTAGGGAAAATTATTGAGAAAGGACATCTCCATAAGGGGGTAAAACCGGTCCACTGGTGCGTGGATTGTGGTTCCGCCTTGGCGGAGGCGGAAGTCGAGTATCAAGAGAAAACTTCACCGGCGATTGATGTCCGTTTCCCAGTGGCGGAGGAGGCGGAGTTACTTGCCCGCTGCGAAGTGGAAAGCCCCGGTGCCGGCCCCATGAGTGTGGTGATTTGGACCACCACCCCCTGGACGCTACCGGCCAATCAGGCCGTCGCCTTACACCCCGCTTTGAAATATGTTTTGGTGGAGTGCGACGCCGGTCAGGGCCAGGAACGTTTGCTTCTGGCTGAAGGGTTATACCGGGAGGTACTGGCCCGCTATGGCGTGGAGTCCTCGGTAGTTTTGGCCACTTGCCAGGGGGATGATCTGGAAGGGTTGAAATTGCAACATCCGTTTTATGAGCGGACGGTACCAGTTATCCTGGGGGAACATGTCAATTTGGAAGCGGGTACGGGAGCCGTTCATACGGCGCCCGGCCATGGCCAGGACGATTATGTGGTGGGCAGCCGTTACCGATTGCCCGTAGACAATCCAGTGGGAGGAGATGGCCGCTTTTTGCCCGAGACTCCCTTGTTTGCGGGTGAACCGGTATTTAAAGCCAACGAGCATATTATTCAGGTCCTCAAGGAGCGAGGGGCCCTGCTCTGTGAGCAGCGCCTTCAGCACAGCTATCCCCATTGTTGGCGCCATAAAACCCCTATCATTTTTCGGGCAACGCCCCAGTGGTTCATCAGTATGGATCGGCAAGGTCTGCGTGGCGCGGCCCTTGAAGAAATCAAAAAAACCCGTTGGCTCCCCGGCTGGGGACAGCAACGGATTGAGGGCATGGTGGAAAACCGGCCAGACTGGTGTATTTCCCGCCAACGGGCTTGGGGAACCCCCATCCCTTTGTTTGTTCATTGCCAAAGCGGTGAGTTGCACCCCGAGACCCCTCGGCTCATAGAAGAAGTGGCTCGGCGGGTAGAAGAGAAGGGGGTGGATGCCTGGTTTGAGCTGGAGCCGAGCGAGCTGCTGGGCAGCAAGGCCCCGGAGTATGAGAAGGTCGGCGATACCCTGGATGTTTGGTTTGATTCCGGGGTGACTCATGCCTGTGTTCTGGCGACAAGAGAGGAGCTAGGCGTGCCGGCGGATCTCTACCTGGAGGGCTCGGATCAGCACCGGGGCTGGTTCCAATCCTCCCTGTTGACCTCGGTGGCGATGCGGGGTACGGCGCCTTACCGGACGGTGTTGACCCACGGTTTTACCGTGGATGCCGAGGGCCGGAAGATGTCGAAGTCCCGGGGTAATGTGGTGGTTCCGCAACAGGTGATGGGAAGTCTGGGCGCGGACATCCTTCGCCTGTGGGTAGCGGCTACCGACTATCGGGGCGAGATGAGCGTCTCGGATGAAATCTTAAAGCGCATTGCCGATTCTTATCGCCGCATGCGCAATACCGCCCGTTATCTGTTGGCTAACTTGAATGGCTTTGACCCCGCCGCCCATGGGGTGCCGGTGGAAAATATGCTGGCCCTGGACCGCTGGGCCATGGATCGGGCCTTCTTGCTCCAAGAGGAGATTCTCCAGGCTTACGAGGATTATAACTTCCATCTTATCTATCAACGGGTACACAATTTTTGTGCCGTAGATTTGGGGGCGATTTATCTCGATATCATCAAAGATCGCCAATATACGACCCAAGCGGACAGCCGCGCCCGGCGTTCGGCCCAGACCGCCATGTACCATATTGCCGAGGCCCTGGTGCGCTGGGTCGCTCCGGTATTGAGTTTTACCGCCGATGAGATTTGGCATCATCTTCCCGGTGAGCGGGGCGAATCGGTGTTTCTGACCACCTGGTATCAAGGGCTGCCCCCCTTGGAAGAGGAGGCGCCCTTGGGTCGTACTTTTTGGGATGTGGTGTTGGCCGTGCGGGAAGCCATTGCCAAGGAGTTGGAGCGGGTCCGGGTGGAAGGGCGGATTGGTTCTTCCCTGGACGCGGAAGTGGACCTTTATGCCGAAGAGGCCTTATACCACACCCTCATGGAGATTGGCGATGAACTCCGTTTCGTATTAATTACTTCCTATGCCCGTGTGCATCCGGCCCAAAAACGCCCCTCTGATGCCCTAGAGACTGAAATGCCGGGCTTGTGGACGGTGGTGACTCCGTCCAGTTATCCCAAGTGCATACGTTGTTGGCATCACCGCGAGGATGTAGGAAGCCATGGGAATCACCCTGAATTGTGCGGCCGTTGTGTGGAGAACATCGAGGGTGTGGGGGAACAGCGGGTTTTTGCTTAG
- a CDS encoding Uma2 family endonuclease: MRWSEVLQDKSLRELPYKIELNEYGKIVMTPASNRHGYLQSKISYMLRQNVPDGEVISECAIDTEKGVKVADVAWCSDKFMTAHGFETPYSEAPEVCVEILSPSNSHQEMKDKMALYFQRGAKEVWLVSERGEVRYFDSQGERERSLLDFRIIL, encoded by the coding sequence ATGCGGTGGTCAGAGGTACTACAAGATAAGTCCCTGCGGGAGCTGCCCTATAAAATTGAATTGAATGAATACGGGAAAATTGTGATGACTCCGGCCTCCAATAGGCACGGCTATTTGCAGAGTAAAATTAGTTATATGCTCCGGCAAAACGTACCAGATGGGGAAGTGATTAGCGAGTGTGCTATTGATACGGAGAAAGGGGTCAAAGTGGCGGATGTGGCTTGGTGTTCGGATAAGTTTATGACTGCCCATGGGTTTGAGACGCCTTATAGTGAGGCCCCTGAAGTGTGTGTGGAAATATTATCCCCCAGCAATAGTCATCAGGAGATGAAGGATAAAATGGCCCTCTATTTTCAACGGGGAGCGAAGGAAGTCTGGCTGGTCAGTGAGAGGGGAGAAGTCCGCTATTTCGATTCTCAGGGTGAGCGCGAGCGCTCACTTTTGGATTTCCGGATAATCTTATAA
- the lspA gene encoding signal peptidase II, with the protein MLKWLWLSMLIILLDQGTKYLAEHQLQLYEPVPVLPFFNFTLAYNTGAAFSFLADAGGWQRWFFVGLALTVSIGLVFWLYRLGSNALWEAVAVALILGGALGNVIDRLWHGHVIDFIDLYYQGWHWPAFNIADSAITVGAALLIIQSVFGKPAP; encoded by the coding sequence ATGCTGAAATGGTTGTGGCTCTCCATGTTGATAATCCTGCTGGATCAAGGGACCAAATATCTGGCGGAACATCAATTACAGCTCTATGAGCCGGTTCCGGTATTACCTTTTTTTAATTTTACTTTGGCTTACAATACCGGCGCGGCTTTTAGTTTTCTTGCCGATGCCGGTGGCTGGCAGCGGTGGTTCTTTGTGGGGCTGGCGCTCACTGTGAGCATAGGGTTGGTTTTTTGGCTGTACCGGCTAGGGTCAAACGCCCTGTGGGAAGCGGTGGCTGTAGCGCTGATTCTTGGCGGAGCTTTAGGTAATGTGATTGACCGGCTCTGGCATGGTCATGTTATTGATTTTATCGATTTATATTATCAAGGTTGGCACTGGCCCGCCTTTAATATTGCCGATTCTGCCATTACCGTGGGCGCCGCGCTGCTCATTATACAAAGCGTATTTGGCAAGCCAGCCCCCTGA
- a CDS encoding type IV pilin protein has translation MKIDSQEKTIEPRRKQRGFTLIEVMIVVAIVAILASVAFPSYQESMRKSRRGDAQGALIAFAAAMERHFTENNTYEGAASGGGDTGTPAIFATEAPLDGADKFYDLTIVNPTNATTYTLRATPKNAQAGNGFLELTSTGVRRWDENNNGTIGTGEDDWKKG, from the coding sequence ATGAAAATAGACAGTCAAGAGAAGACTATTGAACCGCGACGAAAACAACGGGGCTTTACTTTAATAGAGGTCATGATCGTGGTCGCAATCGTCGCTATCCTGGCCAGTGTCGCCTTTCCTAGTTATCAGGAAAGCATGCGAAAAAGCCGACGAGGCGATGCCCAAGGGGCATTGATAGCTTTTGCCGCCGCCATGGAGCGCCATTTCACGGAAAACAATACCTATGAGGGTGCCGCCAGCGGGGGAGGCGATACGGGGACTCCCGCCATCTTCGCCACCGAGGCACCTCTCGATGGGGCGGACAAGTTCTACGACTTGACCATTGTAAATCCTACTAATGCGACGACTTACACCTTACGGGCAACTCCCAAAAACGCCCAGGCAGGCAATGGCTTCCTGGAACTGACCAGTACCGGCGTCCGGAGATGGGATGAAAACAATAATGGCACAATTGGGACTGGCGAAGATGATTGGAAAAAGGGCTAG